DNA from Rubripirellula lacrimiformis:
ACGCGGTGAACTGAATCTGGGGAGCTTTCCGTCCACTCAGCGGTTCAATCGCAGCCGTCAGCAATTCGTCCGACGAGAGATCTTCATGAGACTCCGAGGCATCGAAGACAGAGCAAAAGACGTGTTCTTCGAGCTGAATTCTCCAACCTGCCGGATTGCGTTCCAACTCCCGTGCCCCCTTAGCCAGAAGTGCGCGCCGAACCTCTTCCAAAAAGGCCGTCTTGCCATCTCCTGGATTGCCACTGAGAGCAATGCACTTCCATCTGCCATCCAGGATTTCTGGCAGTAGGCGATCGTCGAGTTCCGTTGGAACGTAGGTGTCGCGACTGAAACCATTGTCCATCCCGCGGTTGTTCGCGTTTCCGAGCGTGCTATTGCGAAAAACCTGTCGCAATTCCGTCACAAAGTCATTCGTTTCTTCTGACCTGTCCTGCGGTTCTGGAGCGATGGAGGCATTCCGCATTTGATCATCAGTTGGCTGATCGACCTCCGGTACATGCAGTTCCACTTCCTCTTGCTTTTGGCGGCGGTAGGATTCGTTATAGACATCGAAAATAGCCTTCCGCATCGTACCCGCGTTTTCAAACCGCCGCGATGGTTCAGGGCAACACGCTTTTTCGATCATCAGGCGGCACACCGATGATGTGATTGAATCTTCATCCGTCGAAAATGGGATCAGATCTGTCTTGTGCCTCTGGTTCCCTTCGACTCGGTAAGGCAAGCTACCCGAAAGCAATTCGAAGAGCACAACCCCCAGGCCATAGAGGTCGCAGGCTGGTGACCACACCGGAGATGGATGCTCGATCTCGGGGGCAAGGTAAAGCGGGGTGCCGACCCGACTGACGGCATCGGCTTGGTGTGAAGCGAGTCCTAGATCGATTAGCAAAACACGGGCGTCGTCATCCTCCGGCAACAGGATATTACCAGGCGTCACATCACGATGCAGCGTGTTTTGTTGATGCAAGTATTCCAACGCATCCAACACGTCACCCGCGATCCTTCGAGCGAGTTTTTCAAGGATCTCCGGAGTTTGGCCACGCAGGCTTCGCCAAGCGTCTTTCAGTGACTGGCCCTCTACATACTCGAACTTCAGATGGTAGGGATCGTTCGGGCCGTAGACATCAATCAATTTTGGCAAGCAAGGATGCGTCAAGCGTCTAAGTGCTTGGAATTCAGCGTCGGCAAGGTACCCATGAATATCCGGTCGAATGATACGTTTCAAAACGACCAGTTCGTTACGCACTAAGTCGCGAGCAAGGAAAGCTTCGGCCGTCCCGCCCTTGCCCAGTTTTTCCATGACCTCGTACCGAACATCCGTGGGCCGCGACTCATCTGTGGACGAGGATTCCGACGAGGCTTGCGTCGCCTTTTCGATACTGGATTGATAATCTCTAAGCGATGACGCAATCTCTGCCGCGGTGGGACGCCCGTTTGGTTCCAGTTCCAGTCCTTTATACACGGTCGATTCAATCACCGACGCGATGCTTTCGCCGATGTCTTTCCGCAAATCAATCAATGGTCCTGGTGCCCAGGTATCATCGCCTGGAGGTTCAGTCCCAGTGATCCAGTTCAATAGTACCGTCGCCAAGCTGTAGACGTCGCTTTTCGGAGATGCCGCCGATAGGTCGATACGACATTCTGCGGCGCGATAGGGATGGTCAACGTCGAAAAGGTGGGCGGTACCAACGATGGTCTCCACCCCATCGATGTGTGCGATGACAAAATCAGAAAATTGAACCGTGTTGGACTTGGAATCCCACCAAACACGATCGGGGCGAAGACTGCGGTGCACTACGCCGCTAGCGTGGACCTTTGACAAAGTCTCAAAGGCACAGATTGCCATCGGGACAATCTGTTCTGGGCTCGGACCGCTGATAGCCATTTTGCTGAATGACACTCCACGGGGAGATTCGAATGGAATCACCAGAGCCCGACCATCATCCCAGGTAAAATAGGGCGACACCGATGGACAGAGATCCGCGCGGGAAAGTCTTTTCTGAGCGTCATATTGTCGCCGCACCGAAGAATCGTCCGCCGGTGCTTCGGACAAAGCGTCTTGACCGTAGAAGACCTTAAGAATTCGTTTGCTTCCGTCTTCATGCTGGGCTCTGAAGACTTTGCAGCCGAGTTGTTCGTCTAGCGCTTCCAGAAGTTTGTACTGTGCGATTGACGCCCATTCTTTGGGACGCTGCGGAAGACGCGTCAGTGATTGAACAATTTCGTCTTTAAGTGCTCCAAATGCCGGATAGGTGCGTTGCTGATCGATTTCTTGCAATTTGCCAGCGGCATTTGATAGCGTAACGACACGTTGACGGGCTCTCGGATCCGAAAGATTGAGCGTCGCCGACGGCGAAGACATCAGAACGACCGCTTTGACTAATTCCGCACGATAGGCCGCCAGTTTTTGCGGCCAACGATTCTTCAGTACACCGGCGAGAACTTTAGCGCACATTTCGCTTTGGTTGATAGGGTTGCCGCGAATCTCACCACGCACAAGCCAACCGTTTTCGGTTCCACGAATAGCGCCCGACCAACCTTTTTCTTCGATAGTAAAAACAGTTCTCTTGGCGACACAGATAAAATCAATTTCACGACTGAGTGTGCCTGACGAGATTTGCTTGTTGCAAATCAACGTCCAGTCAGTCGGCAATTCCGCTGCCAGTTGTTCTGCAACGGCACGTTCGTTCGGTCCGGAGAAGTCGTCAAAGGAATGGATTTGTGCCATATTGTTTAAGTCGCTTATGACGTTCTGGTGATTTATTGGTTTGTTGTGACGGCCTGGAAGTCATCCGGCCACAGTTGTTTGACAACTTGCGTTCCCTGCAGAATCTCCGCAGGAATCTTTTGCGAGCTATAGACAAGGTACAAAATGTCCGCCGCACGACTGCTTGCGACGTAACGGCGACAGGCATGCTCGGGAGTGTCCATCAAGTCTGCCTGATCCCAGCCCAACACGAATACACAACTCGCTTCGTGTCCCTTGGCGACTTCAGGTGAGGCGACCTGGATACCAGCTGCCGCAGCGGCATTCAATCGCCCCGGCGTTTGAGTGTTGAAACCTCGATCAGCAAGGGCATTAATCAATTGCCGACGTCCTGGCGTGGAAAAACAGACCGCCATGATTTCTGTCGGCATCAAATTGACCTCAGAGATCAGCCGGGCCATCTCGGTGACAACCATTTCCACACACTCGTGCGGATTTTCAGCCCAAACAAGCCGAACGGGCTCGGCGTCATCGTTCTCTTTGATCTCGAAATGTCTGCTCGGTCGACATCCGAAGAAGTCTGAAAAGCCCTGGATCACGTCAGTGGATCGGTAGCTCCGATTGAGCCGCTCGAATTGAACGGGTTGCCGCCGGGCCGAATAGTCGATTGCAGGGCGGACTCGAATATTCTGGCTCGGATCGAGGGAAAGCGTCAGTCCGCCACGCCCGGGCCGAACCAATTGTTCGACCAACTCAATCAGAACGCCGCCAAAGTCTTGGGCCTCGTCGATCAGAATCGCATCGTACTGGGGCTCGAGGGGCAATCGCCTTAGCAAGTCTCGGCAGCGATGGTCCGCATCGCTGGGATCCGCCAACGACAAGTCGACGCCATGGCGAGATAGCACATCGGCAAAAACCAGAGTCTGGATATTGTCGCCGCTAAATTTCTGCTTTGGACCGCTCAATTTTGCCAGCCAACTCGAAAGTGCATCAGCGAGCGAGCGATTCCAAGTGATCAACAAGACGTTTGCGTTCTCGATTGCTTCGGATAGCCAAAGGGCACGTGCGACAAGTACTAGTGATTTACCTGATCCCGGGCCGCCTTCGATAATCGTCGTCCCCGGATTTATGCGGCTTGTGACTTCGTTCTGCAAGCGGTCCAGTGTTGCCCGACGTTCAACTCGAGCCATCCTCCCCTGATCCCGAACAAGTTCCACTCGCTTCCATTCTCGTTTCGGAAAAAGAAGACTTGAGAGCGTCGCGTAGTCAACGTCAGAAAGCGCTTCGAAATCTGGCGCAGTATTTGGAAAGTCAGCCAAATTATTTCGGAATTGGGTCTGATCGATCGGCAACAGACCCTTAAGCGATTCTGAATCTGTCGAGTCGACGCCAGGCAGCAGTACAAAGGCATCCAATTCGGCGTCCACGCCGGTTGAACCAATCAGCGTTTCCAGCTCGTCCAACGAATCGGCTAGCATCGACTCAATCTGCGTACCAAATGCGCCGCATTGCTCGATCACATTCGGAATCGAACCATCCAAAATCAGCAGAATGCGAATGTGGTGATCGCGGTCAAGCGAAACGAACAACTGGCTGCACTGGTGCCGAAGGGCTGGCTGCCCAGTTTCACCAGCATGCTGGAAACGTCGGATCGTTTCGGAAATACCGTCGGTCATTTGTATCGATTGTTCGAGTCTGTGATTTGATCAACACCTAGGCAAATCGCAGACGCCTCGTTTTTAAAGATGAAATTCATTCGTTGTCATGGAAAGCCTAGCAGACCCCCTTGTGTCAGACGCGATGAGACGACATCCAGTACGCAGCGAATCTAAAATGATCGACGTGCCATTCCTTCTTTCCGGGATGCGCATCTATTGACGATGCGATATTCCTATTGATATCCCGGCTAAAACACAATGCGAAGCAGGCATGTGCATGAACAAGGACAATGAAGCTGCGACGATTTGTCGAGGGCAAATGTCGAGTGAAGTTTTCTCTTAGATGCCATGATTCGTTCCTGGTGTTTCTGCTTGCCATCAGAGCCATGGCTGTGGGGGCAGCGATTCCCGCTGAGCCATACGGTCGCTGTAGCATTCGAGTAGAGGGGACGCGCAGAAGTTGTTCTCCATCCAGGCCAACGGGTGTCGGAGAGTACATCGCCCGGATCTCGACTTCAGCGGGGATGTCGCAGTTCGAAGTGATTCGTCGAAGAAGTGAAAATGAAGTCTCTCTATTTTTCAGCTGGTCCAGAACTCCAATCCCGTATGCAGGGT
Protein-coding regions in this window:
- a CDS encoding protein kinase domain-containing protein, coding for MAQIHSFDDFSGPNERAVAEQLAAELPTDWTLICNKQISSGTLSREIDFICVAKRTVFTIEEKGWSGAIRGTENGWLVRGEIRGNPINQSEMCAKVLAGVLKNRWPQKLAAYRAELVKAVVLMSSPSATLNLSDPRARQRVVTLSNAAGKLQEIDQQRTYPAFGALKDEIVQSLTRLPQRPKEWASIAQYKLLEALDEQLGCKVFRAQHEDGSKRILKVFYGQDALSEAPADDSSVRRQYDAQKRLSRADLCPSVSPYFTWDDGRALVIPFESPRGVSFSKMAISGPSPEQIVPMAICAFETLSKVHASGVVHRSLRPDRVWWDSKSNTVQFSDFVIAHIDGVETIVGTAHLFDVDHPYRAAECRIDLSAASPKSDVYSLATVLLNWITGTEPPGDDTWAPGPLIDLRKDIGESIASVIESTVYKGLELEPNGRPTAAEIASSLRDYQSSIEKATQASSESSSTDESRPTDVRYEVMEKLGKGGTAEAFLARDLVRNELVVLKRIIRPDIHGYLADAEFQALRRLTHPCLPKLIDVYGPNDPYHLKFEYVEGQSLKDAWRSLRGQTPEILEKLARRIAGDVLDALEYLHQQNTLHRDVTPGNILLPEDDDARVLLIDLGLASHQADAVSRVGTPLYLAPEIEHPSPVWSPACDLYGLGVVLFELLSGSLPYRVEGNQRHKTDLIPFSTDEDSITSSVCRLMIEKACCPEPSRRFENAGTMRKAIFDVYNESYRRQKQEEVELHVPEVDQPTDDQMRNASIAPEPQDRSEETNDFVTELRQVFRNSTLGNANNRGMDNGFSRDTYVPTELDDRLLPEILDGRWKCIALSGNPGDGKTAFLEEVRRALLAKGARELERNPAGWRIQLEEHVFCSVFDASESHEDLSSDELLTAAIEPLSGRKAPQIQFTALLAINDGKLKDLTTKKRLSFRWLCDALRKQMDGEVSGEEVLLIDLKHRAPISADPKQKSLFLGLLDAFVRPDNFEVCRCCSAFDECPIRHNAQVLRHPQPREKLVDLLAGVYFLAERRPTIRDLRSAMAWMITGDRGCSDIHASTATSELAHRRYYNLAFDPQSGEDLVLDAFKGLDPGSVSNPALERRLTRPNVDSLFTLSGIQYPIGEDQDREALHQLKRRYFFELTRDVLGGLPDPSTLIPSRSLHLFRDIVSGQTHPALVKDRLLTGLRRLDRVPKHAAAEGLALRLDSSDESLIVIRQWPADAFELIQPTTSNRFLNYLPDHFILRHVSGWPEMTIGLQMFELLMRAADGTTPDAAEHQSLLMDFQRLRAQLLTSPTHQVVLVTSGGDRSLVTSCEGKIMRQEEAIISHV
- a CDS encoding UvrD-helicase domain-containing protein — translated: MTDGISETIRRFQHAGETGQPALRHQCSQLFVSLDRDHHIRILLILDGSIPNVIEQCGAFGTQIESMLADSLDELETLIGSTGVDAELDAFVLLPGVDSTDSESLKGLLPIDQTQFRNNLADFPNTAPDFEALSDVDYATLSSLLFPKREWKRVELVRDQGRMARVERRATLDRLQNEVTSRINPGTTIIEGGPGSGKSLVLVARALWLSEAIENANVLLITWNRSLADALSSWLAKLSGPKQKFSGDNIQTLVFADVLSRHGVDLSLADPSDADHRCRDLLRRLPLEPQYDAILIDEAQDFGGVLIELVEQLVRPGRGGLTLSLDPSQNIRVRPAIDYSARRQPVQFERLNRSYRSTDVIQGFSDFFGCRPSRHFEIKENDDAEPVRLVWAENPHECVEMVVTEMARLISEVNLMPTEIMAVCFSTPGRRQLINALADRGFNTQTPGRLNAAAAAGIQVASPEVAKGHEASCVFVLGWDQADLMDTPEHACRRYVASSRAADILYLVYSSQKIPAEILQGTQVVKQLWPDDFQAVTTNQ